A single Methanofastidiosum sp. DNA region contains:
- a CDS encoding KH domain-containing protein produces MSEEFVKIPQDRLGVLIGKEGEVKRHIEKRLSVKLEIDSEEGLVRIFQKDGAEEPLNLWKARDIVRAIGRGFPFEKASKIFSDIFIFEMLYLPDYLGKSSKAWERQRGRIIGKDGSTRKTIEDLTSTDICVYGKTVSIIGDYDGAADAKEALEMILEGKPHSIVYKYLEKRKKDKVRDIGDNLDF; encoded by the coding sequence ATGAGTGAAGAATTTGTAAAGATACCTCAGGATAGATTAGGCGTTCTTATTGGAAAAGAAGGCGAAGTTAAGAGGCATATTGAGAAGAGGCTTTCAGTAAAACTTGAAATTGATAGTGAAGAAGGTCTTGTCAGAATTTTTCAAAAAGACGGTGCAGAAGAGCCTTTAAATCTATGGAAGGCGCGAGACATTGTCAGAGCCATAGGAAGGGGATTTCCTTTTGAAAAAGCTTCTAAGATTTTTAGCGATATTTTTATTTTTGAAATGCTTTACCTTCCAGATTATCTCGGTAAATCTTCCAAAGCATGGGAAAGACAAAGGGGCAGAATCATTGGGAAGGATGGCAGCACAAGAAAAACAATTGAAGACCTTACAAGTACAGATATCTGTGTTTATGGTAAGACTGTTTCTATCATAGGGGATTATGATGGCGCCGCAGATGCAAAAGAAGCTTTAGAGATGATATTGGAAGGAAAACCACATTCAATTGTATACAAGTATTTAGAGAAAAGAAAAAAAGATAAAGTGAGAGATATTGGAGATAATTTAGATTTTTAA
- a CDS encoding serine protein kinase RIO: protein MGDIEDHIEVYERKEEIKNLKRERVDRDSDIFKVRDEVFDQSTRLTLFKLMNNGYIESLNGEIATGKEANVFYGKDGEGKEIAVKIYRIATSNFNKMYEYLVGDPRFYYTKKDKRSTVFSWAKREFKNLKIASEVINVPKPILTRNNILIMEFLGKNTKAYPTLKDNKSRDPEKDFNIIIENVDKLYKAGLIHADLSEYNILMGKKIYFIDFAQGTIKDSIMAQDFLKRDIENITRYFSNYIEVPEVNETLKGILNE from the coding sequence ATGGGCGACATTGAAGATCATATAGAAGTTTATGAAAGAAAAGAAGAAATCAAGAATCTAAAGCGTGAAAGGGTAGATAGAGATTCTGATATCTTTAAAGTCAGGGATGAAGTTTTTGACCAATCAACTCGTCTCACACTCTTTAAGCTTATGAATAACGGTTATATTGAATCTTTAAATGGTGAGATTGCAACCGGAAAAGAAGCAAACGTCTTTTATGGAAAAGACGGAGAAGGAAAAGAGATTGCCGTTAAAATTTATCGTATTGCAACTTCTAACTTTAATAAGATGTATGAATATCTCGTAGGAGATCCGCGATTTTATTATACAAAAAAAGACAAGAGAAGTACAGTTTTTTCCTGGGCAAAAAGAGAGTTTAAGAATTTGAAAATAGCAAGCGAAGTCATTAATGTTCCTAAACCAATCCTAACGCGAAACAATATTTTGATAATGGAATTTTTAGGCAAGAATACAAAGGCATATCCTACTCTAAAAGATAATAAATCAAGAGATCCTGAAAAGGACTTCAATATTATAATAGAAAATGTTGATAAATTGTACAAAGCAGGATTAATTCATGCTGATTTAAGTGAGTATAATATACTTATGGGTAAAAAGATTTACTTCATTGATTTTGCACAGGGAACTATAAAAGATAGCATTATGGCACAGGATTTTCTCAAAAGAGATATCGAAAACATCACTAGATATTTTTCAAATTATATTGAAGTGCCTGAAGTGAATGAAACGTTAAAGGGGATTTTAAATGAGTGA
- the eif1A gene encoding translation initiation factor eIF-1A — protein sequence MRYGLYRRDYLKYQPRTTGDEEQVQRTRTPQKGEVLGVVDQMLGAGRMKVRCTDGKERICSVPGKFKRRLWIKMGMVVLVEPWELKGDERGNIIYRYSRAQTKWLIDNGYMTL from the coding sequence GTGAGATACGGTCTATATAGGAGGGATTATCTGAAATATCAACCTAGAACTACTGGTGATGAGGAACAGGTCCAGAGAACGAGAACTCCTCAAAAAGGAGAAGTATTGGGCGTTGTCGATCAGATGCTTGGCGCAGGCAGAATGAAAGTTAGATGTACAGATGGAAAAGAGAGGATTTGCTCTGTTCCAGGGAAATTTAAGAGAAGACTATGGATTAAAATGGGCATGGTTGTCCTAGTAGAACCATGGGAACTTAAGGGTGATGAAAGAGGAAATATCATATACCGATATTCAAGGGCCCAGACAAAATGGCTAATTGATAACGGCTACATGACTCTTTAG
- a CDS encoding tyrosine--tRNA ligase has product MDNRLEIITRNAEEVVTEEELLELLNNKNQPVCYCGYETSGDVHLGHLVTMSKLKDMEKAGFKVKVLFADWHTWLNRKGDWEWIHEQTSIWEETFKSFGLKSTEYVLGSSFERSLEYIDDVFALSLDTTINRALRSMQVIARDIEHARVSQVLYPFLQIVDIKYLGVDVAIGGIEQRKIHMLGRELSSKIDYKPFVCLHTPLISSLTGPGDKMSSSKPESMISVRDEEQAIKEKINKAYCPMGVKEENPLLQIARLILFPKITGAFEIKRSEKYGGNVEFDSYDSLERAYLSKEVHPMDLKKSVIDYLVEIISEIRSI; this is encoded by the coding sequence ATGGACAATAGATTAGAGATTATAACTAGAAATGCTGAAGAAGTTGTAACAGAAGAAGAGCTACTTGAGCTATTGAATAATAAAAATCAGCCTGTATGCTACTGTGGTTATGAAACTTCAGGTGATGTTCATCTTGGTCATCTCGTGACAATGTCAAAATTGAAAGATATGGAAAAAGCTGGCTTTAAAGTAAAAGTCTTATTTGCAGATTGGCACACGTGGCTCAATAGAAAAGGTGACTGGGAATGGATACACGAGCAGACCTCGATATGGGAAGAGACCTTTAAATCATTTGGATTGAAGTCTACAGAGTATGTATTGGGATCATCTTTTGAAAGATCATTAGAATATATTGACGATGTATTTGCTCTTTCGTTGGACACAACTATTAATAGGGCCCTTAGAAGTATGCAGGTAATTGCAAGAGACATTGAGCATGCAAGAGTCTCTCAGGTTCTATACCCATTTTTACAGATTGTGGACATAAAGTATTTGGGGGTAGATGTGGCCATTGGAGGAATTGAGCAGAGGAAGATCCATATGCTCGGCAGAGAACTTTCTTCAAAAATAGACTATAAGCCGTTTGTATGTCTACATACCCCACTTATTTCTTCACTTACGGGGCCTGGTGACAAAATGAGTTCATCAAAGCCTGAAAGTATGATTTCAGTTAGGGATGAAGAACAAGCTATTAAGGAAAAAATTAATAAGGCATATTGCCCTATGGGAGTAAAGGAGGAGAATCCTCTACTTCAAATAGCCCGCCTTATACTCTTTCCAAAGATTACCGGTGCTTTTGAAATTAAAAGATCGGAGAAATACGGGGGCAATGTAGAGTTTGATTCATACGACTCACTTGAAAGGGCTTACTTATCGAAGGAAGTCCATCCAATGGATTTGAAAAAATCCGTTATTGATTATCTTGTTGAAATTATAAGTGAGATACGGTCTATATAG
- a CDS encoding glycosyltransferase family 2 protein — protein MGRVSVVIPSFNVERSIREVVERIPKDIFEKIVVDDGSRDRTGEMAKKAGARVVVHDVNYGKGRAIRTGASIAKGDIIVFLDADLQHRPEDIYKLVEPIQKDRADITIGSRFLGNTKAMPFVRKISNFISTALIRLFFGINIGDTQSGYRAIKREFLEKMNLESERYNIETEVLSYAGKFHMRIEEVPIETIYGDEKSHFTALDIPKFIYLLFYLKFHEMRKK, from the coding sequence ATGGGCCGAGTTTCAGTAGTTATCCCTTCATTCAATGTAGAGCGAAGTATTCGTGAGGTAGTAGAAAGAATACCAAAAGATATCTTTGAAAAAATAGTTGTGGACGATGGAAGTAGAGACAGAACTGGAGAGATGGCCAAAAAAGCAGGCGCAAGGGTTGTAGTCCATGATGTTAATTATGGCAAAGGGAGAGCTATTAGAACAGGGGCCTCGATAGCAAAAGGAGATATTATTGTTTTTCTTGATGCGGATCTTCAACATAGACCAGAAGACATTTATAAACTTGTTGAACCTATTCAAAAAGATAGGGCCGATATCACAATAGGTTCAAGATTTTTAGGAAATACAAAAGCCATGCCGTTTGTTAGGAAGATATCAAACTTTATTTCGACTGCATTGATAAGATTATTTTTTGGCATTAATATTGGAGATACTCAATCAGGATATAGGGCCATCAAGAGAGAGTTTTTAGAGAAGATGAATTTAGAATCAGAAAGATACAATATAGAAACAGAGGTTTTGTCTTACGCAGGAAAGTTTCATATGAGAATTGAAGAAGTACCTATTGAAACAATTTATGGAGATGAAAAATCACATTTCACCGCTTTAGACATTCCAAAATTTATTTATCTGTTATTCTACCTTAAATTTCATGAAATGAGAAAGAAATAA